The Takifugu rubripes chromosome 7, fTakRub1.2, whole genome shotgun sequence genome has a segment encoding these proteins:
- the zdhhc11 gene encoding palmitoyltransferase ZDHHC11 isoform X1 produces MSCCSRRLRRTSPVDTISRTELILSKPPRINGWSWPLQPFQVLGWLLYGYLAIVSFGIYIPLLPLPWNHLVSALTALAFIVHFFTHIAAATIDPADASVRAKQNYSSPMPLYDRSKQAHVIQDLRCYLCDVKVGPKVKHCGVCNKCVEDFDHHCKWLNNCVGGRNYWCFFAALSSATLGVLLLVIVLMFIFIQHYLHPESLRTAPQFGSFLGNDTWLMFIPLTPIKTSSAALLILAFITVILGFISLLLLLHLLGFHLYLFHKGISTYEYIKLQRQKGSRNPDAEEGNPKGAKNNIKVPQDNGTIDCELAQRSSSTCNFEDRGPFSSHISESICTESNEVKEHENGFQYVTEHPAVKTKRKLSDIKSWRSEQDGESQSASVKSADSIPNVQDPLGSSVMIPEDR; encoded by the exons ATGAGCTGCTGCAGTCGGAGACTGAGACGGACGTCTCCCGTGGACACCATCAGCAGGACCGAACTCATTCTTTCCAAGCCCCCTCGGATAAACGGCTGGTCGTGGCCCCTTCAGCCTTTCCAGGTGTTGGGCTGGCTCCTGTACGGCTACCTGGCCATAGTCAGCTTCGGCATCTACATCCCTCTCCTGCCTCTGCCGTGGAACCATCTGGTCTCTGCT CTGACTGCTTTGGCTTTTATCGTGCACTTTTTCACCCATATTGCGGCTGCGACTATAGACCCAGCTGACGCCAGCGTGAGGGCCAAGCAGAACTACTCCAGTCCGATGCCACTTTACGACCGATCGAAACAAGCACACGTCATTCAGGACCTGCGCTGCTATCTGTGTGACGTCAAAGT TGGCCCCAAAGTGAAGCACTGCGGCGTTTGCAACAAGTGTGTGGAAGACTTTGATCACCACTGTAAATGGCTGAATAACTGCGTGGGCGGGAGAAACTACTG GTGCTTCTTTGCTGCGCTGTCTTCTGCAACACTTGGAGTCCTACTGCTTGTCATTGTCCTAATGTTCATATTCATCCAGCATTACCTGCATCCAGAGAGCCTTCGGACCGCTCCCCAGTTTGGCT CGTTCTTGGGAAACGACACCTGGCTTATGTTCATACCTTTAACGCCGATCAAGACTAGTTCGGCTGCTCTCCTCATTTTAGCCTTCATCACAGTAATACTGGGCTTCAtctccctcctgctgctccttcacctGCTGGGTTTCCACCTCTACCTGT TTCATAAAGGCATCAGCACATATGAATATATTAAGCTGCAGCGCCAGAAAGGTTCCAGGAACCCAGATGCAGAGGAAGGAAATCCAAAGGGTGCTAAAAACAACATCAAGGTTCCACAG GATAATGGCACCATTGACTGTGAACTGGCGCAGCGGTCCAG CAGCACTTGTAATTTTGAAGATAGGGGCCCATTTTCCAGCCACATCTCTGAGTCCATATGCACAGAG TCAAatgaagtcaaagaacatgagaaTGGTTTCCAGTATGTGACAGAACACCCAGCAGTAAAGACAAAAA GGAAATTGAGTGACATCAAAAGCTGGAGGAGCGAGCAGGACGGCGAGTCCCAGAGTGCCAGTGTGAAGTCTGCAGACAGCATTCCTAATGTGCAGGACCCACTGGGAAGCTCGGTGATGATTCCAGAAGACCGGTAA
- the zdhhc11 gene encoding palmitoyltransferase ZDHHC11 isoform X2, translated as MSCCSRRLRRTSPVDTISRTELILSKPPRINGWSWPLQPFQVLGWLLYGYLAIVSFGIYIPLLPLPWNHLVSALTALAFIVHFFTHIAAATIDPADASVRAKQNYSSPMPLYDRSKQAHVIQDLRCYLCDVKVGPKVKHCGVCNKCVEDFDHHCKWLNNCVGGRNYWCFFAALSSATLGVLLLVIVLMFIFIQHYLHPESLRTAPQFGSFLGNDTWLMFIPLTPIKTSSAALLILAFITVILGFISLLLLLHLLGFHLYLFHKGISTYEYIKLQRQKGSRNPDAEEGNPKGAKNNIKVPQDNGTIDCELAQRSSTCNFEDRGPFSSHISESICTESNEVKEHENGFQYVTEHPAVKTKRKLSDIKSWRSEQDGESQSASVKSADSIPNVQDPLGSSVMIPEDR; from the exons ATGAGCTGCTGCAGTCGGAGACTGAGACGGACGTCTCCCGTGGACACCATCAGCAGGACCGAACTCATTCTTTCCAAGCCCCCTCGGATAAACGGCTGGTCGTGGCCCCTTCAGCCTTTCCAGGTGTTGGGCTGGCTCCTGTACGGCTACCTGGCCATAGTCAGCTTCGGCATCTACATCCCTCTCCTGCCTCTGCCGTGGAACCATCTGGTCTCTGCT CTGACTGCTTTGGCTTTTATCGTGCACTTTTTCACCCATATTGCGGCTGCGACTATAGACCCAGCTGACGCCAGCGTGAGGGCCAAGCAGAACTACTCCAGTCCGATGCCACTTTACGACCGATCGAAACAAGCACACGTCATTCAGGACCTGCGCTGCTATCTGTGTGACGTCAAAGT TGGCCCCAAAGTGAAGCACTGCGGCGTTTGCAACAAGTGTGTGGAAGACTTTGATCACCACTGTAAATGGCTGAATAACTGCGTGGGCGGGAGAAACTACTG GTGCTTCTTTGCTGCGCTGTCTTCTGCAACACTTGGAGTCCTACTGCTTGTCATTGTCCTAATGTTCATATTCATCCAGCATTACCTGCATCCAGAGAGCCTTCGGACCGCTCCCCAGTTTGGCT CGTTCTTGGGAAACGACACCTGGCTTATGTTCATACCTTTAACGCCGATCAAGACTAGTTCGGCTGCTCTCCTCATTTTAGCCTTCATCACAGTAATACTGGGCTTCAtctccctcctgctgctccttcacctGCTGGGTTTCCACCTCTACCTGT TTCATAAAGGCATCAGCACATATGAATATATTAAGCTGCAGCGCCAGAAAGGTTCCAGGAACCCAGATGCAGAGGAAGGAAATCCAAAGGGTGCTAAAAACAACATCAAGGTTCCACAG GATAATGGCACCATTGACTGTGAACTGGCGCAGCGGTCCAG CACTTGTAATTTTGAAGATAGGGGCCCATTTTCCAGCCACATCTCTGAGTCCATATGCACAGAG TCAAatgaagtcaaagaacatgagaaTGGTTTCCAGTATGTGACAGAACACCCAGCAGTAAAGACAAAAA GGAAATTGAGTGACATCAAAAGCTGGAGGAGCGAGCAGGACGGCGAGTCCCAGAGTGCCAGTGTGAAGTCTGCAGACAGCATTCCTAATGTGCAGGACCCACTGGGAAGCTCGGTGATGATTCCAGAAGACCGGTAA